Proteins encoded in a region of the Thunnus maccoyii chromosome 4, fThuMac1.1, whole genome shotgun sequence genome:
- the comta gene encoding catechol O-methyltransferase A isoform X2: MLLLIVPVVLVGLYILCRRLIPWLVQTNATLALLWYDVLLETTLDLLTRKSRPQRLLQAVSLNAVRGNPDSVITTIDHFCIHTEWAMNVGDEKGAILDSIVMETSPSTVLELGTYCGYSAVRISRLLPPATRLITVEMNPEYACVARQVIQHAGLQDKVCVLEGESADLIPKMADMFGIQTFDLVFLDHWKDRYLPDIRLLEHCGLLAKGSVVLADNVVCPGAPDYLKYVRSNLKYNSRFYQAHLEYTRVLDGLERSEYLGARQIIRETDAQTDR; encoded by the exons aTGTTGCTGCTAATAGTACCGGTGGTTCTGGTTGGTCTGTACATTTTGTGTCGTCGGTTGATTCCCTGGTTGGTTCAGACTAACGCCACTCTGGCACTGCTATGGTACGATGTCCTGCTGGAGACAACACTCGATCTCCTAACCAGAAAATCACGACCCCAG CGCCTCCTTCAGGCTGTCAGTCTAAATGCAGTCAGGGGAAATCCAGACAGCGTCATCACAACCATTGATCACTTCTGTATACACACAGAGTGGGCCATGAACGTAGGAGACGAgaaag GAGCCATCTTGGACTCCATTGTCATGGAAACCTCTCCATCCACAGTGCTGGAGTTGGGAACATACTGTGGTTACTCTGCTGTCCGTATCAGCAGGCTGTTGCCACCAGCAACAAGGCTGATTACCGTGGAGATGAACCCTGAGTATGCTTGCGTGGCGCGACAGGTCATCCAGCATGCAGGGCTGCAAGacaag gtgtgtgtgttggaaggTGAGTCAGCTGACCTGATTCCCAAGATGGCCGACATGTTTGGAATCCAGACATTTGACTTGGTTTTCCTTGACCATTGGAAGGACCGCTACCTGCCTGACATCAGACTGCTGGAG CACTGTGGTCTGCTGGCTAAGGGCTCAGTGGTCCTGGCTGATAACGTGGTCTGTCCCGGAGCTCCAGACTACCTGAAGTACGTCAGATCCAACCTGAAGTACAACAGCAGGTTCTACCAAGCTCACCTGGAGTACACCAGAGTCCTGGATGGACTGGAGAGGTCTGAGTACCTGGGAGCCAGACAGATAATTAGAGAGACAgacgcacagacagacaggtag
- the comta gene encoding catechol O-methyltransferase A isoform X1, whose amino-acid sequence MDNFCMLLLIVPVVLVGLYILCRRLIPWLVQTNATLALLWYDVLLETTLDLLTRKSRPQRLLQAVSLNAVRGNPDSVITTIDHFCIHTEWAMNVGDEKGAILDSIVMETSPSTVLELGTYCGYSAVRISRLLPPATRLITVEMNPEYACVARQVIQHAGLQDKVCVLEGESADLIPKMADMFGIQTFDLVFLDHWKDRYLPDIRLLEHCGLLAKGSVVLADNVVCPGAPDYLKYVRSNLKYNSRFYQAHLEYTRVLDGLERSEYLGARQIIRETDAQTDR is encoded by the exons ATGGACAATTtctg caTGTTGCTGCTAATAGTACCGGTGGTTCTGGTTGGTCTGTACATTTTGTGTCGTCGGTTGATTCCCTGGTTGGTTCAGACTAACGCCACTCTGGCACTGCTATGGTACGATGTCCTGCTGGAGACAACACTCGATCTCCTAACCAGAAAATCACGACCCCAG CGCCTCCTTCAGGCTGTCAGTCTAAATGCAGTCAGGGGAAATCCAGACAGCGTCATCACAACCATTGATCACTTCTGTATACACACAGAGTGGGCCATGAACGTAGGAGACGAgaaag GAGCCATCTTGGACTCCATTGTCATGGAAACCTCTCCATCCACAGTGCTGGAGTTGGGAACATACTGTGGTTACTCTGCTGTCCGTATCAGCAGGCTGTTGCCACCAGCAACAAGGCTGATTACCGTGGAGATGAACCCTGAGTATGCTTGCGTGGCGCGACAGGTCATCCAGCATGCAGGGCTGCAAGacaag gtgtgtgtgttggaaggTGAGTCAGCTGACCTGATTCCCAAGATGGCCGACATGTTTGGAATCCAGACATTTGACTTGGTTTTCCTTGACCATTGGAAGGACCGCTACCTGCCTGACATCAGACTGCTGGAG CACTGTGGTCTGCTGGCTAAGGGCTCAGTGGTCCTGGCTGATAACGTGGTCTGTCCCGGAGCTCCAGACTACCTGAAGTACGTCAGATCCAACCTGAAGTACAACAGCAGGTTCTACCAAGCTCACCTGGAGTACACCAGAGTCCTGGATGGACTGGAGAGGTCTGAGTACCTGGGAGCCAGACAGATAATTAGAGAGACAgacgcacagacagacaggtag
- the cdk16 gene encoding cyclin-dependent kinase 16 isoform X1 yields MERMRKIKRQLSLTLGRGGAGGGDRTMNDTINQDVTSHSDSEVGSMRASSGGVKVRGSSSSVQSLLHSYSSSLRRPRGLGRSLSSYLNHSTRLEIVHEDVKMSSDGESDPASSSDDVQSPVRVRLRNKKISTEDINKRLSLPADIRLPDDYLEKFNLIGPALFEQPISRRLRRVSLSEIGFGKLETYIKLDKLGEGTYATVYKGRSKLTENLVALKEIRLEHEEGAPCTAIREVSLLKDLKHANIVTLHDIIHTQKSLTLVFEYLDKDLKQYLDDCGNTIHVHNVKLFLYQLLRGLSYCHRRKVLHRDLKPQNLLINERGELKLADFGLARAKSIPTKTYSNEVVTLWYRPPDILLGSTDYSTHIDMWGVGCIFYEMATGRPLFPGSTVEEELHFIFKLLGTPTEQSWPGINSNEEFVTYNYPQYRAERLSNHTPRLSSEGVELLSKFLQFEGKKRISADESMNHRYFSNLGNRVLTLPDTMSIFSLPEIQLEKEAIRPTVAPDPANSPTRRRSLLF; encoded by the exons atggagaggatgaggaagatCAAACGACAGCTGTCACTCACCCTGGGGAGGGGAGGGGCCGGGGGAGGAGACAGGACGATGAATGACACCATCAACCAagatgtgacatcacacagTGACTCAG AGGTGGGCTCTATGCGTGCTTCATCAGGAGGAGTGAAGGTCAGAGGATCGTCTTCGTCAGTTCAGTCTCTCCTTCATTCGTACAGCAGCTCACTGAGGAGACCTCGAGGTCTGGGACGCAGCCTGAGCTCCTACCTGAACCACAGCACCAGACTGG aAATTGTCCATGAGGATGTGAAGATGAGTTCAGATGGAGAAAGTGATCCGGCTTCTTCATCAGATGACGTTCAGAGTCCAGTTAGAGTCCGACTGAGGAACAAGAAGATCTCTACTGAG GACATCAACAAACGTCTGTCGTTACCGGCTGACATTCGGCTTCCAGACGATTACCTGGAGAAGTTTAATCTGATTGGTCCAGCTCTGTTTgagcagccaatcagcaggCGGCTGCGCAGAGTCTCTCTG TCGGAGATCGGTTTTGGGAAACTGGAGACGTACATCAAACTGGACAAACTGGGAGAG GGGACCTATGCTACAGTGTATAAGGGTCGCAGTAAACTGACTGAAAACCTCGTAGCTCTGAAGGAAATTCGTCTGGAACACGAAGAAGGAGCTCCGTGTACTGCGATCAGAGAAG TGTCTCTGTTGAAGGATCTTAAACACGCCAACATCGTCACGCTTCATGACATTATCCACACGCAGAAATCCCTCACGTTGGTGTTTGAGTATCTG GACAAAGATCTGAAACAGTACCTGGACGACTGTGGAAACACCATCCATGTGCACAACGTCAAA CTCTTTCTTTACCAGTTGCTGCGAGGTTTGTCCTATTGTCACCGCAGGAAGGTTCTTCACCGAGACCTGAAGCCCCAAAACCTGCTGATCAATGAGCGAGGAGAGCTCAAACTGGCAGACTTTG gttTGGCCCGAGCGAAGTCGATCCCTACAAAAACGTACTCTAATGAGGTGGTGACGCTGTGGTACCGACCGCCGGACATCCTGCTTGGCAGCACTGACTACTCTACACACATTGACATGTG ggGTGTTGGTTGTATCTTCTATGAGATGGCAACAGGTCGACCTCTTTTTCCTGGTTCCACGGTGGAGGAGGAACTTCACTTCATCTTCAAATTGCTGG GTACTCCCACGGAGCAGAGCTGGCCTGGGATCAATTCTAACGAGGAGTTTGTGACGTACAACTATCCTCAGtacagagcagagagactgaGTAACCACACGCCCAG GCTCAGCAGTGAAGGAGTGGAGCTGTTGTCAAAATTCCTGCAG TTTGAAGGGAAGAAAAGGATTTCAGCAGACGAGTCGATGAATCATCGTTACTTCAGTAACCTTGGAAACAGAGTGCTGACACTTCCTGACA CGATGTCCATCTTCAGTCTGCCGGAGATTCAACTAGAAAAAGAAGCTATCAGACCAACAGTCGCACCTGatccag CGAACAGTCCGACCAGGAGGCGGAGTCTGCTCttctga
- the cdk16 gene encoding cyclin-dependent kinase 16 isoform X2, with product MQYACSLTPPCHLIEVGSMRASSGGVKVRGSSSSVQSLLHSYSSSLRRPRGLGRSLSSYLNHSTRLEIVHEDVKMSSDGESDPASSSDDVQSPVRVRLRNKKISTEDINKRLSLPADIRLPDDYLEKFNLIGPALFEQPISRRLRRVSLSEIGFGKLETYIKLDKLGEGTYATVYKGRSKLTENLVALKEIRLEHEEGAPCTAIREVSLLKDLKHANIVTLHDIIHTQKSLTLVFEYLDKDLKQYLDDCGNTIHVHNVKLFLYQLLRGLSYCHRRKVLHRDLKPQNLLINERGELKLADFGLARAKSIPTKTYSNEVVTLWYRPPDILLGSTDYSTHIDMWGVGCIFYEMATGRPLFPGSTVEEELHFIFKLLGTPTEQSWPGINSNEEFVTYNYPQYRAERLSNHTPRLSSEGVELLSKFLQFEGKKRISADESMNHRYFSNLGNRVLTLPDTMSIFSLPEIQLEKEAIRPTVAPDPANSPTRRRSLLF from the exons ATGCAATATGCATGCAGCCTGACTCCTCCCTGTCACCTGATTG AGGTGGGCTCTATGCGTGCTTCATCAGGAGGAGTGAAGGTCAGAGGATCGTCTTCGTCAGTTCAGTCTCTCCTTCATTCGTACAGCAGCTCACTGAGGAGACCTCGAGGTCTGGGACGCAGCCTGAGCTCCTACCTGAACCACAGCACCAGACTGG aAATTGTCCATGAGGATGTGAAGATGAGTTCAGATGGAGAAAGTGATCCGGCTTCTTCATCAGATGACGTTCAGAGTCCAGTTAGAGTCCGACTGAGGAACAAGAAGATCTCTACTGAG GACATCAACAAACGTCTGTCGTTACCGGCTGACATTCGGCTTCCAGACGATTACCTGGAGAAGTTTAATCTGATTGGTCCAGCTCTGTTTgagcagccaatcagcaggCGGCTGCGCAGAGTCTCTCTG TCGGAGATCGGTTTTGGGAAACTGGAGACGTACATCAAACTGGACAAACTGGGAGAG GGGACCTATGCTACAGTGTATAAGGGTCGCAGTAAACTGACTGAAAACCTCGTAGCTCTGAAGGAAATTCGTCTGGAACACGAAGAAGGAGCTCCGTGTACTGCGATCAGAGAAG TGTCTCTGTTGAAGGATCTTAAACACGCCAACATCGTCACGCTTCATGACATTATCCACACGCAGAAATCCCTCACGTTGGTGTTTGAGTATCTG GACAAAGATCTGAAACAGTACCTGGACGACTGTGGAAACACCATCCATGTGCACAACGTCAAA CTCTTTCTTTACCAGTTGCTGCGAGGTTTGTCCTATTGTCACCGCAGGAAGGTTCTTCACCGAGACCTGAAGCCCCAAAACCTGCTGATCAATGAGCGAGGAGAGCTCAAACTGGCAGACTTTG gttTGGCCCGAGCGAAGTCGATCCCTACAAAAACGTACTCTAATGAGGTGGTGACGCTGTGGTACCGACCGCCGGACATCCTGCTTGGCAGCACTGACTACTCTACACACATTGACATGTG ggGTGTTGGTTGTATCTTCTATGAGATGGCAACAGGTCGACCTCTTTTTCCTGGTTCCACGGTGGAGGAGGAACTTCACTTCATCTTCAAATTGCTGG GTACTCCCACGGAGCAGAGCTGGCCTGGGATCAATTCTAACGAGGAGTTTGTGACGTACAACTATCCTCAGtacagagcagagagactgaGTAACCACACGCCCAG GCTCAGCAGTGAAGGAGTGGAGCTGTTGTCAAAATTCCTGCAG TTTGAAGGGAAGAAAAGGATTTCAGCAGACGAGTCGATGAATCATCGTTACTTCAGTAACCTTGGAAACAGAGTGCTGACACTTCCTGACA CGATGTCCATCTTCAGTCTGCCGGAGATTCAACTAGAAAAAGAAGCTATCAGACCAACAGTCGCACCTGatccag CGAACAGTCCGACCAGGAGGCGGAGTCTGCTCttctga
- the cdk16 gene encoding cyclin-dependent kinase 16 isoform X3 yields MRASSGGVKVRGSSSSVQSLLHSYSSSLRRPRGLGRSLSSYLNHSTRLEIVHEDVKMSSDGESDPASSSDDVQSPVRVRLRNKKISTEDINKRLSLPADIRLPDDYLEKFNLIGPALFEQPISRRLRRVSLSEIGFGKLETYIKLDKLGEGTYATVYKGRSKLTENLVALKEIRLEHEEGAPCTAIREVSLLKDLKHANIVTLHDIIHTQKSLTLVFEYLDKDLKQYLDDCGNTIHVHNVKLFLYQLLRGLSYCHRRKVLHRDLKPQNLLINERGELKLADFGLARAKSIPTKTYSNEVVTLWYRPPDILLGSTDYSTHIDMWGVGCIFYEMATGRPLFPGSTVEEELHFIFKLLGTPTEQSWPGINSNEEFVTYNYPQYRAERLSNHTPRLSSEGVELLSKFLQFEGKKRISADESMNHRYFSNLGNRVLTLPDTMSIFSLPEIQLEKEAIRPTVAPDPANSPTRRRSLLF; encoded by the exons ATGCGTGCTTCATCAGGAGGAGTGAAGGTCAGAGGATCGTCTTCGTCAGTTCAGTCTCTCCTTCATTCGTACAGCAGCTCACTGAGGAGACCTCGAGGTCTGGGACGCAGCCTGAGCTCCTACCTGAACCACAGCACCAGACTGG aAATTGTCCATGAGGATGTGAAGATGAGTTCAGATGGAGAAAGTGATCCGGCTTCTTCATCAGATGACGTTCAGAGTCCAGTTAGAGTCCGACTGAGGAACAAGAAGATCTCTACTGAG GACATCAACAAACGTCTGTCGTTACCGGCTGACATTCGGCTTCCAGACGATTACCTGGAGAAGTTTAATCTGATTGGTCCAGCTCTGTTTgagcagccaatcagcaggCGGCTGCGCAGAGTCTCTCTG TCGGAGATCGGTTTTGGGAAACTGGAGACGTACATCAAACTGGACAAACTGGGAGAG GGGACCTATGCTACAGTGTATAAGGGTCGCAGTAAACTGACTGAAAACCTCGTAGCTCTGAAGGAAATTCGTCTGGAACACGAAGAAGGAGCTCCGTGTACTGCGATCAGAGAAG TGTCTCTGTTGAAGGATCTTAAACACGCCAACATCGTCACGCTTCATGACATTATCCACACGCAGAAATCCCTCACGTTGGTGTTTGAGTATCTG GACAAAGATCTGAAACAGTACCTGGACGACTGTGGAAACACCATCCATGTGCACAACGTCAAA CTCTTTCTTTACCAGTTGCTGCGAGGTTTGTCCTATTGTCACCGCAGGAAGGTTCTTCACCGAGACCTGAAGCCCCAAAACCTGCTGATCAATGAGCGAGGAGAGCTCAAACTGGCAGACTTTG gttTGGCCCGAGCGAAGTCGATCCCTACAAAAACGTACTCTAATGAGGTGGTGACGCTGTGGTACCGACCGCCGGACATCCTGCTTGGCAGCACTGACTACTCTACACACATTGACATGTG ggGTGTTGGTTGTATCTTCTATGAGATGGCAACAGGTCGACCTCTTTTTCCTGGTTCCACGGTGGAGGAGGAACTTCACTTCATCTTCAAATTGCTGG GTACTCCCACGGAGCAGAGCTGGCCTGGGATCAATTCTAACGAGGAGTTTGTGACGTACAACTATCCTCAGtacagagcagagagactgaGTAACCACACGCCCAG GCTCAGCAGTGAAGGAGTGGAGCTGTTGTCAAAATTCCTGCAG TTTGAAGGGAAGAAAAGGATTTCAGCAGACGAGTCGATGAATCATCGTTACTTCAGTAACCTTGGAAACAGAGTGCTGACACTTCCTGACA CGATGTCCATCTTCAGTCTGCCGGAGATTCAACTAGAAAAAGAAGCTATCAGACCAACAGTCGCACCTGatccag CGAACAGTCCGACCAGGAGGCGGAGTCTGCTCttctga